The proteins below come from a single Chryseobacterium nepalense genomic window:
- a CDS encoding VOC family protein — protein MNLSSIRIITAEIERLIKFYEHITGLSVVRYTPDFVELRTSTTTLAIGSTKTLQFFGGNDIAQPEQNRSIIIEFKVDDVDQDYERLSAYLQGSIVQKPTIMPWGNKSLLFRDPDGNLVNFFTPVTPEAAGRTERN, from the coding sequence ATGAATTTATCATCAATCCGCATTATTACTGCAGAAATAGAACGATTAATCAAGTTTTATGAACATATCACAGGATTGTCCGTTGTACGATATACTCCTGATTTTGTTGAATTACGGACATCAACAACGACATTAGCCATCGGAAGTACAAAAACATTACAGTTTTTTGGCGGTAATGATATAGCTCAACCGGAACAAAACCGCAGCATTATCATTGAGTTTAAGGTAGATGATGTTGATCAAGATTATGAAAGATTATCTGCTTATCTTCAGGGAAGCATCGTACAGAAACCAACAATAATGCCCTGGGGAAATAAATCACTTTTATTTCGTGATCCTGACGGAAATCTTGTTAATTTTTTCACCCCTGTCACACCAGAAGCAGCAGGAAGAACTGAGCGAAATTAA
- the tpx gene encoding thiol peroxidase translates to MSTTITLKGNEVHTIGKLPEVGSTIRDFALVDSGLQVKTLENFSGKKKVFNIFPSIDTPTCASSARKFNEEASALEDTVVINVSKDLPFALGRFCAAEGLNNVETLSDFRSNFGDDYEVTITDSPMKGLLSRAVIVTDADNKVVYTEQVSEIADEPNYEAALAALK, encoded by the coding sequence ATGTCAACAACAATTACTTTAAAAGGAAATGAAGTGCACACGATCGGGAAATTACCGGAAGTAGGCTCCACCATCAGGGATTTTGCACTGGTAGATTCAGGTTTGCAGGTGAAAACGCTTGAAAACTTCAGCGGAAAGAAAAAAGTATTCAATATCTTCCCGAGTATTGATACGCCTACGTGTGCATCATCTGCAAGAAAATTCAATGAAGAAGCTTCTGCATTGGAAGATACTGTTGTTATTAATGTTTCTAAAGATTTACCTTTTGCTTTGGGAAGATTCTGCGCTGCGGAAGGCCTGAATAATGTTGAAACCCTTTCAGACTTCAGAAGCAACTTTGGGGACGATTATGAAGTAACTATCACGGATTCTCCAATGAAAGGACTTCTGAGCCGTGCCGTAATCGTTACTGATGCCGACAATAAAGTAGTGTATACAGAACAGGTTTCGGAAATCGCCGACGAACCAAATTATGAAGCCGCTTTAGCTGCATTGAAATAA
- a CDS encoding MFS transporter gives MITLKEKNKFIATILAFAVIPMSGLATDIYLPSMPSMATELHQPESNIQLTLSIFLISYGLTQFFAGSIVDSFGRYRISMLSLGLFVVSFLITATTHNIFVIYAMRVLQGMLSGFAVVAKRAFFVDVYEGEKRKHYLSIMTIVWSVGPIIAPFIGGYLQKNFGWQSNFYVLAGYSLLVLILEFIFSGETLKKRNPFHLEFLIKEYNTMFKAKDFFYGMIMCGLSYSMIMFFNLCGSFIIEHKMGYSEVVAGYVSLILGFAWMAGGFLGKALINKAFLPKIRNANFIQLLLIVLMFIASYFSNNIYSLVAFAFLIHVTAGFIFNNYFSYCIGRFPNSAGIAGGLTGGVAFIITSAISYGIVAVIKPQVQLEVAEGYFLLGILGLFILSMIKMRKAHA, from the coding sequence ATGATTACACTTAAAGAAAAAAATAAGTTTATTGCAACGATCCTGGCATTCGCTGTCATTCCGATGTCGGGTCTTGCAACAGACATTTATCTGCCGTCCATGCCCAGTATGGCAACAGAGCTGCACCAGCCGGAAAGCAATATTCAACTGACGCTTTCCATATTTTTAATCAGTTATGGATTAACCCAGTTTTTTGCGGGAAGTATTGTAGATTCATTCGGAAGGTACAGAATTTCCATGCTGTCACTTGGTCTGTTCGTAGTATCTTTTCTAATTACGGCAACCACCCATAATATTTTTGTAATTTACGCCATGCGAGTTCTGCAGGGAATGTTGTCGGGATTTGCTGTTGTTGCCAAAAGAGCTTTCTTTGTCGATGTCTACGAAGGAGAGAAGCGGAAACATTACCTGAGCATTATGACCATTGTCTGGTCGGTAGGTCCTATTATTGCGCCTTTTATCGGAGGATATTTACAGAAAAATTTCGGATGGCAGTCCAACTTTTATGTATTGGCAGGCTACAGCTTGTTGGTTTTAATTCTGGAATTTATTTTTTCAGGCGAAACATTGAAAAAAAGAAATCCGTTCCATCTGGAATTTCTCATTAAAGAATACAATACGATGTTCAAAGCTAAAGATTTCTTTTACGGAATGATTATGTGTGGACTGAGTTATTCGATGATTATGTTTTTTAATCTCTGCGGGTCTTTCATTATTGAGCATAAAATGGGCTACTCCGAAGTAGTTGCGGGCTACGTTTCGCTGATTCTGGGATTTGCCTGGATGGCAGGAGGATTTTTAGGAAAAGCACTCATTAATAAAGCATTTTTGCCGAAAATACGGAATGCCAATTTTATTCAGCTGCTATTAATCGTCCTGATGTTTATTGCCTCGTATTTTTCCAATAATATTTACAGTCTGGTTGCCTTTGCATTTTTGATACACGTTACTGCAGGGTTTATCTTCAATAATTACTTCTCCTACTGTATCGGAAGGTTCCCGAATTCTGCCGGCATTGCGGGAGGTCTTACCGGCGGTGTTGCTTTTATCATCACCTCGGCCATCAGCTACGGGATTGTGGCGGTTATAAAACCACAGGTTCAGCTGGAAGTTGCAGAAGGATATTTCTTGTTGGGAATCTTAGGACTGTTTATTTTAAGCATGATTAAAATGAGAAAGGCACATGCGTAG
- a CDS encoding RrF2 family transcriptional regulator translates to MLSKKSQYAFKALSYLVEKRNDGPILISEIADHKKIPLKFLENILLELKKAGILDSKKGKGGGYFFKENPENVKLAKIIRLVNGPIALLPCVSLNFYEKCEDCTEDHCGLHDVLIEVRDASLNILERKTLMDLVD, encoded by the coding sequence ATGCTGTCTAAAAAATCCCAATATGCGTTTAAAGCGCTGTCGTACCTTGTAGAAAAAAGAAACGACGGGCCTATTCTTATTTCCGAAATTGCAGATCATAAGAAGATCCCTTTGAAGTTTCTTGAAAATATCCTGCTCGAATTGAAAAAAGCCGGCATCCTTGATAGTAAAAAAGGGAAAGGAGGAGGCTATTTTTTTAAAGAGAATCCGGAAAATGTAAAGCTTGCTAAAATTATCCGCCTTGTCAACGGGCCAATTGCCCTGCTTCCCTGTGTAAGCCTGAATTTTTACGAGAAATGTGAAGACTGTACGGAAGATCACTGTGGCCTGCATGATGTGCTGATTGAAGTGAGAGATGCTTCGCTTAACATTCTCGAAAGAAAAACTTTAATGGATCTGGTCGACTGA
- a CDS encoding SDR family oxidoreductase — translation MKTVLITGANRSIGLETAKQLSEKGLFVYLGSRNLAKGEATVKELSEKEFQNIKAIEIDVTDPESIVKAKNTIESEQVKLDILINNAGILGVNPQTAAETSVNDIREVFDTNFFGVINVTQAFLDLLKKSDSPRISNITSGLGSLTLHTDPEWKYYHIKTAAYGPSKSALNAYTIALAYELRELPFKVNVIDPGYTATDFNGHSGPGSVESAASFIIKHTIADENGPTGQYFSNDIEDETGISPW, via the coding sequence ATGAAAACAGTATTAATTACAGGCGCCAACAGAAGTATTGGCCTTGAAACCGCAAAACAACTTTCAGAAAAAGGATTATTTGTGTATTTAGGAAGCAGAAATCTCGCAAAAGGAGAAGCCACTGTAAAAGAATTATCAGAAAAGGAATTCCAGAATATCAAAGCGATTGAAATTGATGTTACCGATCCGGAATCCATTGTGAAAGCAAAAAACACGATTGAAAGCGAGCAGGTAAAACTGGATATTCTGATCAACAATGCAGGAATTTTAGGCGTAAACCCTCAGACCGCTGCCGAAACATCCGTTAATGACATCCGGGAAGTTTTTGATACGAATTTTTTTGGTGTAATCAATGTTACCCAGGCATTTTTAGATTTGCTAAAAAAATCAGACAGCCCAAGAATCAGCAATATTACTTCCGGATTAGGCTCACTTACTTTACATACTGATCCTGAATGGAAATATTATCACATAAAAACCGCCGCGTATGGCCCTTCCAAATCGGCTCTTAATGCGTATACTATTGCCTTAGCTTATGAGCTGAGAGAACTTCCATTCAAGGTTAATGTAATTGATCCGGGTTATACAGCAACCGATTTTAATGGCCACAGCGGTCCCGGTTCTGTCGAAAGCGCAGCTTCGTTCATTATTAAACATACAATAGCGGATGAAAATGGGCCGACCGGACAATATTTCAGTAATGATATTGAGGATGAAACCGGAATCAGTCCGTGGTAG
- a CDS encoding aldo/keto reductase, with product MKFRTLGKTGERLSAIGLGCMGMSTAYGPTDEQQSIDTLHKALDSGINFWDTADMYANGENEKLISKVLVPNRDKIFIATKFGFRFKDGKAGHSGVPGTYFDGSPEWIKKAVDLSLQRLKIDEIDLYYAHRIDPNIPVEETVGAMADLVKAGKVKYLGLSEASAESIRKAHTIHPITALQSEYSLLTRDIEKEILPTIRELGITLVPYSPLARGLFSNINETANFGDDDFRKSLPRYQEEYLENNRNLAKEINEFAQSKGVKGTQIALAWVLNQGEDIIPIPGTKRIQYLVENIEASNIELSASDLQTIDLILNKYPNVGARYSEGAMKLVNN from the coding sequence ATGAAATTTAGAACATTAGGAAAAACAGGAGAACGATTGTCTGCCATTGGATTAGGATGTATGGGAATGAGCACAGCATATGGACCAACTGACGAACAACAGAGCATAGATACATTGCATAAGGCGTTGGATTCGGGTATAAACTTTTGGGATACGGCAGATATGTATGCCAATGGCGAAAATGAGAAACTGATTTCAAAAGTGCTGGTTCCAAACCGCGATAAAATTTTTATTGCTACCAAATTCGGATTTCGCTTTAAAGACGGAAAAGCCGGCCATAGTGGAGTTCCCGGAACGTATTTTGACGGTTCACCGGAGTGGATTAAAAAAGCTGTAGATCTGAGTCTTCAACGGCTGAAAATTGATGAGATCGACTTATATTATGCACACAGGATAGACCCTAATATTCCTGTTGAAGAAACTGTCGGAGCCATGGCTGACCTGGTAAAAGCGGGAAAAGTAAAATATTTAGGATTGTCTGAGGCATCTGCAGAATCTATTAGGAAAGCGCATACAATTCATCCGATCACCGCATTGCAGTCTGAATATTCTTTACTGACAAGAGATATCGAAAAAGAAATTCTTCCAACGATCAGAGAACTGGGAATTACCTTAGTACCGTATTCTCCGTTGGCCAGAGGGCTTTTTTCGAATATTAATGAAACTGCAAATTTCGGGGACGATGATTTCAGAAAATCGCTGCCTCGCTATCAGGAAGAATATCTGGAAAATAACAGAAATCTGGCGAAAGAAATCAATGAATTTGCTCAATCCAAAGGTGTTAAAGGAACGCAAATAGCTTTAGCCTGGGTTCTGAATCAAGGGGAGGACATTATTCCTATTCCGGGCACAAAACGTATCCAATATTTAGTAGAAAATATCGAAGCATCAAATATTGAACTTTCTGCATCTGACCTGCAGACGATTGATTTAATTTTAAATAAATATCCAAACGTTGGTGCACGATATAGCGAAGGCGCAATGAAATTGGTTAATAACTAA
- a CDS encoding DUF763 domain-containing protein, with translation MKRSGTADLPLHYGKVPPWLYERMSVLGLSIIEVILADYGKDEVLRRLADPFWFQSFGAVMGMDWHSSGITTSVMGALKRSINPNSQTLGLYICGGKGKFSRETPSELIQIADKTGLNGNELVRASKLSAKVDNTAIQDGYQLYLHNFILADNGNWSIVQQGMHESDSTARRYHWHSENIKSFVEEPHTGINGISRGKILNLTDSDASQSRKGILEISHTDSAEIMSDFARLILPAHHDVQASDVDLKRLGALLYVTREQQPQNFEDLLMLEGVGPRTMQSLALVSEVIHGAPSRFNDPARFSFANGGKDGHPFPVPTKVYDESISIIRKGIEKSKLGNSDKLKTLNKLHDIVVKTEQDFTPDFDIQEVIEEERQNSWRFGGKTVFGDAQKPSPPKPIQLSLF, from the coding sequence ATGAAACGTTCCGGAACAGCAGATTTACCGCTTCACTATGGCAAAGTACCGCCGTGGTTGTATGAACGCATGTCTGTTCTCGGCCTTTCCATTATTGAGGTGATTCTCGCAGATTATGGAAAAGATGAGGTGCTGAGAAGACTCGCAGATCCGTTTTGGTTTCAGAGTTTTGGTGCTGTGATGGGGATGGACTGGCATTCTTCAGGGATTACCACTTCCGTTATGGGAGCGTTGAAACGTTCCATCAACCCAAATTCCCAGACTCTCGGATTGTATATCTGCGGCGGAAAAGGAAAGTTTTCACGAGAGACTCCTTCGGAACTGATTCAAATTGCTGACAAAACAGGCTTGAATGGAAACGAACTGGTAAGAGCCAGCAAGCTTTCGGCAAAAGTAGATAATACGGCCATTCAGGATGGTTATCAGTTATACCTGCATAATTTTATCCTGGCAGATAACGGAAACTGGAGTATCGTTCAGCAGGGAATGCATGAATCCGACAGTACGGCAAGAAGATATCACTGGCATTCTGAAAATATTAAGTCATTTGTAGAAGAACCACACACGGGAATTAACGGAATTTCGAGAGGTAAAATTTTAAATCTTACTGATTCAGACGCTTCGCAAAGCAGAAAAGGCATCCTGGAAATTTCCCATACCGATTCCGCAGAAATCATGAGCGATTTTGCAAGGTTAATTCTTCCCGCGCATCATGATGTACAGGCTTCCGATGTTGACTTGAAACGTCTCGGAGCACTGTTGTATGTGACCCGAGAACAGCAGCCTCAAAATTTTGAAGATTTACTGATGCTGGAAGGAGTAGGGCCAAGAACGATGCAGTCGCTGGCTTTAGTGAGTGAAGTAATTCACGGGGCGCCATCAAGGTTTAATGATCCGGCAAGATTTTCATTTGCCAACGGCGGAAAAGACGGTCATCCTTTTCCTGTTCCCACTAAAGTATATGATGAAAGCATCAGTATCATCAGAAAAGGAATCGAAAAATCAAAGCTCGGTAATTCCGATAAATTAAAAACATTAAATAAACTTCACGATATTGTTGTAAAAACCGAACAGGATTTTACCCCTGATTTTGATATTCAGGAAGTGATTGAAGAAGAGAGACAGAATTCATGGCGGTTTGGCGGGAAAACGGTTTTTGGTGACGCTCAGAAGCCTTCTCCACCAAAACCGATCCAGCTTTCTCTGTTTTAA
- a CDS encoding Crp/Fnr family transcriptional regulator, with protein sequence MKELFDFILRFGNLNQQQMDFISAKATEISLPKEEYFSEAGKISKQVGFIIDGILRVCYYNNKSEEITKYFIEENNLVVDLESFDNQICSSSYVQAVTDCKLVVFERKDWMELLQTIVGFDAIVHKIISRALMQKVERRSPLVTEDATTRYLKFLEIYPTAVNRIPLSYVASYLGVTQSSLSRIRKNITL encoded by the coding sequence ATGAAAGAATTATTTGACTTTATCCTCAGATTCGGGAATCTCAACCAGCAGCAGATGGATTTTATTTCAGCAAAAGCAACAGAGATCAGTCTGCCCAAAGAAGAATATTTTTCTGAAGCAGGAAAAATTTCAAAACAGGTGGGATTTATCATTGACGGCATTTTAAGGGTATGTTATTATAACAATAAAAGCGAGGAAATTACCAAATATTTTATCGAAGAAAATAATCTGGTGGTGGATCTTGAAAGTTTTGACAATCAGATTTGTTCAAGCTCCTATGTCCAGGCCGTAACAGACTGTAAGCTTGTTGTTTTTGAAAGAAAAGACTGGATGGAACTCCTGCAGACCATCGTAGGTTTTGATGCCATCGTTCATAAAATCATTTCCAGAGCTTTGATGCAGAAGGTGGAAAGAAGAAGTCCACTCGTGACAGAAGATGCGACCACCCGTTACCTGAAGTTTCTGGAAATCTATCCTACGGCAGTCAACAGAATTCCGCTTTCTTACGTGGCTTCTTATCTTGGGGTGACACAGTCCTCTCTAAGCAGGATCAGGAAGAATATCACTTTGTAA
- a CDS encoding SDR family oxidoreductase: METKKVWFVTGASKGLGFELVKKLLSDGYKVAATSRTVTSLTDAFGEVSESFLPLSMNITDNNDVKSALDKTVGHFGNIDVIVNNAGYGQLGTLEELSDAEARANFDVNVFGTLNVIRNAMPYLRGQKSGNIFNISSVGGYYGGFPGWGVYCSTKFAVAGFTEALAEEARDFGIHATVVYPAYFRTDFLTKDSVKTPENSIEAYEAARSSEKAHLDEINGNQPNDPEKAADVLIQISKEKNPPVHLLLGVGAPEFLNNKIEAITKDARDWESLTLSTAI, translated from the coding sequence ATGGAAACAAAAAAAGTATGGTTCGTGACAGGAGCGTCTAAAGGTCTTGGGTTTGAACTGGTGAAAAAATTATTATCTGATGGCTATAAAGTAGCTGCAACAAGCCGTACGGTAACATCTTTAACAGATGCATTCGGAGAAGTTTCCGAAAGTTTTCTCCCGTTGAGTATGAATATTACGGATAACAATGATGTAAAATCTGCTTTGGATAAAACGGTAGGACATTTTGGCAATATTGATGTGATCGTTAACAATGCAGGATACGGACAATTGGGTACCCTGGAAGAATTAAGTGATGCTGAGGCAAGAGCAAATTTTGACGTTAATGTTTTCGGAACACTGAATGTGATCAGGAATGCAATGCCTTATCTCAGAGGACAAAAATCCGGGAATATTTTCAACATTTCATCTGTTGGAGGATATTACGGAGGTTTTCCGGGCTGGGGAGTTTACTGTTCCACCAAATTTGCGGTAGCCGGTTTTACAGAGGCTCTGGCCGAAGAAGCGAGAGATTTCGGAATTCACGCAACGGTTGTTTATCCTGCTTATTTCCGTACGGACTTCCTGACAAAAGATTCGGTAAAAACGCCTGAAAATTCTATTGAAGCCTATGAAGCCGCAAGAAGTTCAGAGAAAGCACATTTGGATGAGATTAACGGTAATCAGCCGAATGATCCTGAAAAAGCAGCTGATGTTTTAATACAGATCAGTAAAGAGAAAAATCCGCCGGTACATTTGCTGTTGGGGGTAGGAGCTCCGGAATTCCTGAACAATAAGATTGAAGCGATTACAAAAGATGCCAGAGATTGGGAAAGTTTAACCTTATCTACAGCAATTTAA
- a CDS encoding phosphoadenylyl-sulfate reductase, which yields MISKEDAETLKQLSAEEGLKFISLRFPETAVFSTSLGQEDQVITDIIFRNELPIKVFTLDTGRLFYEHYELLSKNNSRYKIKTQVYFPEPSDVEKYVNEKGINAFYHSVENRKECCFIRKVKPLNRALENAEIWITGLRSEQSENRENMPVIEWDEERKLYKYNPLIDWNYQQVLVYLQQNKVQELPLHKKGFISVGCEPCTRAVVEGENPRAGRWWWENSQKECGLHSH from the coding sequence ATGATTTCAAAAGAAGATGCAGAAACACTCAAACAGCTTTCAGCAGAGGAGGGATTGAAATTTATTTCTTTACGATTTCCGGAAACAGCTGTTTTTTCAACATCGCTTGGTCAGGAAGATCAGGTTATCACCGATATTATTTTCAGAAATGAACTTCCGATAAAGGTTTTTACACTGGATACAGGCAGGCTTTTTTATGAACACTATGAATTGCTTTCAAAAAACAACTCGAGGTACAAAATAAAAACGCAAGTCTATTTCCCGGAACCTTCGGATGTGGAAAAATATGTGAATGAAAAAGGGATCAATGCGTTTTATCATTCTGTAGAAAACAGAAAAGAATGTTGTTTTATAAGAAAGGTTAAACCTTTAAATCGTGCTCTTGAAAATGCAGAAATCTGGATCACAGGTCTGCGTTCGGAACAGTCGGAAAACCGGGAAAATATGCCGGTCATCGAATGGGATGAAGAGCGGAAGCTATACAAATACAATCCGCTAATTGACTGGAATTACCAGCAGGTTCTCGTTTATCTGCAACAGAATAAGGTTCAGGAGCTGCCTTTGCATAAAAAAGGATTCATCAGTGTCGGCTGTGAGCCATGCACGAGAGCTGTTGTTGAAGGCGAGAATCCGCGTGCAGGACGCTGGTGGTGGGAAAATTCACAAAAAGAATGCGGTCTTCATTCGCATTAA
- a CDS encoding DUF4268 domain-containing protein — protein MFSKQEAQQLKKEFWTAFGKSFPRKWILYDTKIKDMSFKFYADNKKAEVSLDIEMKDEVFRDAYYNKIWSLEDILKDFIGDFHKEEFYTLENGKVISRIWIEKHGVSIFNKNTWQETFQFFVDKMDAFERFYYEYEDFIKDV, from the coding sequence ATGTTCAGCAAACAGGAAGCACAACAGTTAAAAAAAGAGTTTTGGACGGCCTTTGGAAAATCTTTCCCGAGAAAGTGGATTTTATACGATACCAAGATTAAGGATATGTCGTTCAAGTTTTACGCAGATAATAAAAAGGCGGAGGTCTCTCTTGATATCGAAATGAAAGATGAAGTTTTCAGGGATGCCTATTACAATAAAATCTGGTCGCTGGAAGATATTCTGAAAGATTTTATCGGCGATTTTCATAAAGAAGAATTTTACACGCTGGAAAACGGAAAAGTCATCAGCAGGATCTGGATTGAAAAGCACGGCGTTTCCATTTTCAATAAAAATACATGGCAGGAAACTTTTCAGTTTTTTGTTGATAAAATGGATGCCTTTGAAAGATTTTATTATGAATATGAGGACTTTATAAAAGATGTTTAA
- a CDS encoding NADP-dependent isocitrate dehydrogenase produces the protein MSDKSKIYYTLTDEAPMLATHSFLPIVKAFTKSANIEIAVPDISLAGRILANFPEFLKEDQKIGDALAELGQLATQPDANIIKLPNISASAPQLDAAIAELQAKGFAVPDYPAEPKNDEEKAIKAKYAKVLGSAVNPVLREGNSDRRAPKAVKNYAKANPHRMGDWASDSKTDVAHMESGDFYGTETSTTLENATKYKIVFKGNDGSETQLKDFANLQAGEVIDSSVMNLKALKAFVQQAIQEAKNRNVLLSAHLKATMMKISDPIIFGAIVETFFKDVFTKYAETFKSLDINPNNGLADLFDKIKGNAQEAEIKADIEAALANGPRVAMVNSDKGITNFHVPSDIIVDASMAALVRGGGKMWNKDGKEEDTVCIIPDRSYAGFYQSVIDDMKAHGKLDPTTMGSVPNVGLMAQKAEEYGSHDKTFQASAEGTIEVQDENGNVLLSQKVEKGDIFRMCQTKDAPIQDWVKLAVNRSRLSDTPAIFWLDKGRAHDREIIKKVEKYLADHDTNGLDIRIMDVKDAMTETLKRAREGKDTISVSGNVLRDYLTDLFPILELGTSAKMLSIVPLMNGGGLFETGAGGSAPKHVEQFVEEGYLRWDSLGEFLALQASLEHLAQTQGNTKSQVLADALDEANAKFLATDKSPARKVGQIDNRGSHFYLAMYWAEALANQTSDTELAAEFAPVAQAMKENEEVINAELIGAQGKPQDIGGYYKTDTYKTYTAMRPSTVLNEIIDGI, from the coding sequence ATGTCAGACAAATCAAAAATCTATTACACCCTTACAGATGAGGCTCCGATGTTGGCTACACACTCGTTTTTACCGATTGTAAAAGCTTTCACAAAATCAGCAAACATTGAGATTGCAGTACCGGATATTTCTTTGGCAGGAAGAATTTTAGCAAACTTCCCGGAATTTCTGAAAGAAGATCAGAAAATCGGTGATGCTTTGGCTGAACTGGGTCAATTGGCTACACAACCTGACGCTAATATTATCAAATTACCTAATATATCTGCTTCGGCACCTCAGCTTGATGCAGCAATCGCTGAACTGCAGGCTAAAGGTTTTGCAGTTCCTGATTATCCGGCTGAGCCAAAAAACGATGAAGAAAAAGCCATTAAAGCGAAGTATGCAAAAGTTCTCGGAAGTGCTGTAAATCCTGTGCTAAGGGAAGGAAATTCTGACAGACGTGCTCCTAAAGCTGTTAAAAACTATGCCAAGGCAAATCCTCACAGAATGGGCGACTGGGCTTCTGACAGCAAAACAGATGTTGCTCACATGGAAAGCGGGGACTTCTACGGAACGGAAACTTCAACCACTTTAGAAAATGCAACAAAATATAAAATTGTATTTAAAGGAAATGACGGTTCTGAAACTCAGCTGAAAGATTTCGCCAATCTTCAGGCTGGAGAAGTTATTGATTCATCCGTAATGAACCTTAAAGCCCTGAAAGCATTTGTTCAGCAGGCAATTCAAGAGGCTAAAAACAGAAATGTACTTCTTTCCGCACACCTTAAGGCTACGATGATGAAAATCTCCGATCCTATTATTTTCGGAGCTATTGTGGAAACTTTCTTTAAGGATGTATTCACTAAATATGCTGAAACATTTAAGTCTTTAGATATTAATCCTAATAACGGTCTTGCTGATCTTTTCGATAAAATTAAAGGAAATGCGCAGGAAGCTGAAATCAAGGCTGATATTGAAGCGGCTTTGGCGAACGGACCAAGAGTGGCCATGGTAAATTCTGACAAAGGAATTACCAATTTCCATGTTCCTTCCGACATTATCGTGGATGCTTCTATGGCGGCTTTGGTAAGAGGAGGCGGAAAAATGTGGAACAAAGACGGAAAAGAAGAAGATACGGTTTGTATCATTCCGGATCGTTCGTATGCAGGTTTCTATCAGTCTGTTATTGATGATATGAAAGCGCACGGAAAATTAGATCCAACAACAATGGGCTCTGTTCCGAATGTTGGTTTAATGGCTCAGAAAGCGGAAGAATATGGTTCTCACGATAAAACATTCCAGGCTTCTGCGGAAGGAACAATTGAAGTTCAGGACGAAAACGGTAACGTTCTTCTTTCTCAGAAAGTAGAAAAAGGAGATATTTTCAGAATGTGCCAGACAAAAGATGCGCCTATCCAGGATTGGGTGAAATTAGCCGTAAACAGATCAAGATTATCCGATACGCCTGCTATTTTCTGGCTGGATAAAGGAAGAGCACACGACAGGGAAATCATCAAAAAAGTTGAAAAATATTTAGCGGATCACGATACCAATGGTCTTGACATAAGAATTATGGATGTAAAAGATGCGATGACCGAAACTTTAAAGAGAGCAAGAGAAGGAAAAGATACAATTTCCGTTTCAGGAAATGTATTGAGAGATTATCTTACTGACCTCTTCCCTATTCTTGAGCTTGGAACTTCTGCAAAAATGCTTTCTATCGTTCCATTAATGAACGGTGGTGGTCTTTTTGAAACGGGAGCCGGAGGTTCTGCACCAAAACACGTTGAACAGTTTGTGGAAGAAGGCTATTTAAGATGGGATTCTTTAGGTGAATTCCTTGCATTACAGGCTTCTTTAGAACATTTAGCACAAACTCAGGGGAACACAAAATCTCAGGTTTTGGCGGATGCATTGGATGAAGCAAATGCTAAATTCTTAGCGACTGATAAATCTCCTGCCAGAAAAGTGGGACAGATCGACAACAGAGGTTCTCATTTCTATCTTGCCATGTATTGGGCTGAAGCATTAGCGAACCAAACTTCCGATACAGAACTTGCTGCTGAGTTTGCTCCGGTTGCACAGGCTATGAAAGAGAACGAAGAAGTAATCAACGCTGAGTTGATTGGTGCTCAGGGTAAACCTCAGGATATCGGAGGATACTACAAAACGGATACGTACAAAACGTATACTGCAATGAGGCCAAGCACGGTTTTAAATGAAATCATTGACGGAATTTAA